A genome region from Lytechinus pictus isolate F3 Inbred chromosome 16, Lp3.0, whole genome shotgun sequence includes the following:
- the LOC129278458 gene encoding thialysine N-epsilon-acetyltransferase-like — MESGKSSKISGIINTVSHLVLKDKRAIEMGKDHADKIENCSKPNPTVRYVIRRGKIEDCSQISVLMRKLAESEDYGDRVEVSEDDLRRDGFGDYPVFESIVLEDKEANEESSILGYALYFMGFCSWKGRLLYLEDVYVNSEYRGTGLGIALLHTIAKISEERGCKAVQGTVVEWNKDVMKLYKRIGATDMTEEDKYHLFAIGKTEVSRFAMARIPVLNNGSQIATCEL; from the exons TCAAAAATATCTGGAATTATCAATACTGTTTCTCATCTTGTTTTGAAGGATAAACGAGCGATCGAGATGGGGAAAGATCATGCTGATAAGATTGAG aaCTGTTCAAAGCCCAATCCTACGGTACGCTATGTGATACGCCGAGGAAAGATTGAAGACTGTTCTCAGATCTCAGTACTTATGAGGAAACTCGCAGAGAGTGAAGACTATGGAGATCGGGTAGAAGTCTCTGAAGATG ATCTCCGTCGAGATGGGTTTGGTGATTACCCCGTCTTCGAGAGCATCGTCTTAGAAGACAAAGAGGCCAACGAGGAATCGTCCATCTTGGGTTATGCCCTCTATTTCATGGGCTTCTGCTCGTGGAAGGGACGTCTTCTCTATCTTGAAGATGTGTACGTCAATTCTGAATACAGAG GAACCGGTCTCGGCATTGCCCTTCTCCACACAATAGCCAAG atTTCTGAGGAGAGAGGATGCAAAGCTGTACAGGGTACCGTCGTCGAATGGAACAAGGATGTCATGAAGCTGTATAAACGGATAGGCGCCACGGATATGACCGAAGAGGACAAATATCACCTATTTGCCATTGGCAAAACCGAGGTTAGCCGGTTCGCCATGGCACGGATCCCTGTCTTAAATAACGGATCACAAATTGCGACGTGTGAGTTGTGA